AATATCAACTGGAACAACCAATGACGCAGATATACACCTTGGAGGATACCTCTCCGGGATAGATATTCATGATTGTCTCCCTCCCTCTGCGTCAACTGAAATACTTCACATCATCTGTACTCTTCAAATTCATACAACAGAGGTTGGTTGACTCAGTAGCTTCCCATTGGAGGCATCCCGTATGCTGGCATTGGACCAGGACCCATCGGAGGCATACCCATCCCGCCCATCGGCGGCATGCCCATTCCGCCCATCGGAGGTGGACCGCCCATCATGCCGGGCGGAGCAGGCAAGGCCAGAGGAAGCAATTGAGCGTACATGTTCTGCCAAACAGAACGCAGCTTGTCATGATGGCTGCTTAAGGATGAATAATAATAGGTCGTTCAACCAAACCGAAGGGGGGAACTTCAAGATTACCTGCTGCGCAACTAGTTCTTTCTCTTCGTTCTCTTTAGCTTTTTCTTCCTTCTGCGATTCTATCCTGTCCTTCACCAAATCATCTACCTTGTTTGTGTACTCACGGATGAACTGCATGGACAGCAACAACACCATTATAGCCAAATAATAAATAGGTGGACATTTCCAATTCCAAACATTCACATGGAAAGATGTATACCTGTAATAGATAGGGAAATGCGAAATCCAGCATGTTATTCGTCCATGCAAGCTCAAGAGCAACATCCGCACGAATCAAGTCGTAGCAAATGAAGAGGCAAGAAGCAAAACATTCTTTCTTTCCCTGCAAGAAAACCAGACATCTTTAGTGGTAAGAAAAGCAATATCACGTGCTGCCAACAGACACTGGAGGCAGATTCCATGCCAGAGGACTAAAGTTCAAAAATTACAATAGAAAATTCACACTGCTAAACCAGCACAAGAAAAGGCATAACTCAATTCGCATAGAATTCAGACCTGTTCGATGAAATAGACAAGCAAGTCCTCTGACAGCTCACGGTCACCAGACTGTGAGCATGTCTCCATGCAATCCTTGTACATGTTGTCTTTCTTCGATAGGGCAATAGATTGCTTCCATCTGCCAGCCTTCTTGTAAATGTAGGCAGCAATCCTTCTCATCTCAAGCAACTCATGCTTCTCAAGCTGGTCAACAAGAGCAGGCACTggttataaaaacagtaataacatCAACAAGTATTCATATTTGTCTAGTTCTCTTACTTTCTGGGCAAGACCTATCTGATCAAAGTTATCATGCATGTCAACAGATTCACGGAGCCTCTCGTAGTCCTCCTCTTCGACATAAAGCTCATTCAAAGCTTCATTGACAGCAGAGACATTGTTGCTCTGAACTGCAACCATGTACGGTTTCACAAGATGCAACTGACCAGCCTGCATAAAAATAACAGAACAGTTCAAAGTTTTAGCATGGTATATAATCTAAGACACCAAAATCTTCAATTAGGTACAAACCTTGCGCATTATATCTACAACTCTGGTATGATCCAAACGAAGTGCAAGCacattgagaagatcattgatgagaTCAGGGTGCTCTTGCAAATAGAAATGCACTGCCTTGTAATAAATCTCAACATTTGCAACTTTAACGCAAACATCCTTAAATTGCATGTGATCCCATGCATCTGGAGAATGGTTCATGATAGTGGTAGCAGCATTGTCAAATTCATCATATTGAATGTATAGGTATGTAAGCTCTTTCCAGTGCTGTTGTTCATCACAAGCACGGATAAGCTTAGGAATGTTGAGACGGGTGGAGAAGAGTTTGATGTGTTCCATGAGCTTCTCAGGGCGGTATCTAGCATAGAGAACTCCCAATTCAGTAAAGATGCCCATGTGTGCCCGCTCAAGTCCAAGACCACTCTCCATGAGGGAAATAAGTTCACTGAAACAACCTCTGTTCTGGTAGTATTCACTCACTTCCTCCAAGTCATCAACCTAAACAAAAAAGAAGGCATGTCAGAAAGGATGAGATGAAAAAGGTCCTCGGAAAGGAACATATATTAAGCTCAAAAGGATGTCCCTGCTTATATACCTGAATGATAATGTTGAGACCACAGATTTGTGCTAGACGGAACTCCTCAGCGTCAACACAAGCAAAGCAGACCTCCTTCCATGTTTTAGCGCTGTTAGCCTTGCGAGCAGCATCTACAGCTCCTTGGAACTGCTTCAGCTTGACCAAGGTGACAGCCAGCTTAGCCCAGTTTGAGATGAAGGCATAGATGATCTTTGCAGCTTCGTAGAGCTCTTCGTCATACAGACGGTCGCCAACATTTTGGAGATTGGCAACATTCGGCATCAGAATAAACTCTTCAATGTCACTGAGTCTATCAATCTTAGCATATGCAAAGATGAGTTCGCTGTCGACTTTGGGCTCCCTTGCCTTTTGCCTTACCATCAGCAAGTACTTGACCAAATCATGGTATACATTGGCTTCCTCAGCAGCACGGATGACATCAAGGAAATGTGTCACATCATCTGCACGAATGAAGGACTCGATTGCTTCGCTGACTAGACCTTCACGCAACTGGGCCTTGGCAACCTGGCTCCAGACAGCATCTTCTTCAACACGGAATGCAAACTCTTCCGCCCTTTCTATGCTTCGGATGTTATCCAACAGAACATCGACAGCCTGCACATTTaagttgaacttcttgaatatggCAAAAGCCTCCTCATAAAGTTGCGCTTCAACTGCTACTTCTCCAACGGCAGGACCATCAAAGTTGTCTAGTCTGTTAACATAGTCCATGACCCTAGATGAGTCTGCCTTGATGGCTGTCAAGATGAGCAGATTCTGAAGATTGAAGTTTCCACTGAACGCGGAATTCTGAAGGACAATCTTCTCAAGAAGTTCAATCAGTTCATGAGGGAGGTCAGCTGTCATGAAAGCCTTAACAGCAGCAGAAACTTGCTCAGGACTCTTGCTTTCGGGCAATGCAGTAGAAACCACTTGGTCAATGAACTGCCTTCTATATTCATTATCAGGCTGTAGAACTTTATCCCACAGATCACCGTCCATTCTTTCAACCACATACCTGAAAATTCAAATCACATGATTTGAGCATGTAAGCAGACACCCAATGGATATAAAGATTCAGAACATCAACATGGCATCAGAAGGACAAAAAACTATTTATATACCTAGCTTGCAGCTTGAACAGCGAGTTTTTGTTGGTAACATTGATAAGTTCTTCATCGCACTGTCCACGTCTGTAAGCAACAACAGCAAGAGTAGGATCCCTCTTTTCACAGTATTTACCCACCACACGGGAGTCATAGAACGGGTTGGTAGTAAGGAAATGCTCAGGATTGTTGTTGCTGTCAATGATAATTTTCCCAAGAGCATTGTGGACATGCACATCTTGGCTACCCTCACTCACTAAGTGCTCCAGGAATTGTGTCAGTAAACGTAGACGGTTCCTGGTTAAAAATAGTAAACAAATAAGACCAAAAGAAAAGGCAGGTGCGCATGTGTGTACAGGATAAGAGCTAAGAATCAAACCTCTTCTCGCATTCATCAACCAGCGGCTCGACAGGAAGAAGAGATCGAACAGACAAAATCAAACCCTTAATGAAATCTTCCGGGCACTCGTCATCAAGTAACTGCCCCACTACCAACGGAGCATTTCCAGGGTTCACCTACAATACAGAGAAAAGGGTAAATAGCCATTCATATACTCGACATATTAGAAGAATGATACTCAAATAAAACTAAATTCATGAGAGTTATATACCTTCTGTACATAGCCTTCGATGTACCGGAGCATATTGTTTGTGTACAGATAGTGAGTAAGATCTGGAACAAAACCAAAGCGATCGCAGACATTTATGAGTGGACGGGCATCAGGTAGTTTTGCTTCCATCAGAAAGTTCTTTGTCTTCTCAGCATCGTAAAAGTTAGACTCTCTTGTGACTCGCTCAACTTCTTTAATCTGTCCAGTCCTTGCAGCTGATTCTATATATTTGAAATGGATATCTGGATCCTCACTGTTCCATGTGATTAAGTCAAATATTAAAGTGTGACGCAGTAAGAAAAGGGCAAACAGAACATACCAAGTTACATCAGGCATAAGTACCTTGAGCTCAAATAGGACCCTAGGAAGAAGTAGAGCCCCTCGTATGATTTAAATTGTTCGAACAGTTTAATACAAGCGTCAACTCCAAGCTGCTCACAGTATTCCTTGGCGGCCTACAGATGAATTTGATAATTAGAacaaagagaggggggagggggtggggggagcagCAACGAGAAAGGGAAGGTAACTGTGCAGGTTACCTGCACAACAATTTGAAGATTTCCTCTCAGGTTGACCAGTAAAAGGTCCTTCATGCATTCCAGTGCCCATTCTTTAGAAAGGGTTCCAAAGAACTCAACGAGTGCCTGTGCAAGAAAGTAGTCAGTGGACCAGAAAAAAAATAGACTGCTGGCCAATTATAACTGAAGAGAACAAACCTGCGGCTCAATAGCATGGGTATTCACGATAACACGCTTGATATCAGGTAACTCTGCGTAGTGCTGCATTGCAGTATAAGAATAATTAGATAGCGAGCCAAAGAGAATCAACCCAAACTGAATCCGTGCAAAAATACTCACCTGGAGAGCCCGCAAGTACAAGCCAGCCTTTTCACACAGCTGAGCAATACGAGGGCGATCGTAGTGACTGAACATACCATTAGCAAGGATGGCATCGGCAACATTTGGGTAAGTTACCAAGTTGATCTCCAAAACCTAGAATGGATTCAGACAGAAGCTACTgagtaatgaatgaaacatgtaTGGTAGCCATCTATATTCAAAAAACGTAAATGCTAACCTTGGTTTGAAGAAAAGCATGCTCTTCCAAATTTGGTTTGAGAACATCCAACAGAAAAGCTGTTGCTTCTCGTATCATATTTCTCTGTCAACAAAAGATGCATAAGGCAAAGAATTACAGCCAAAATTCATAGTAAAAAGTGCGAAAAGAATATTACAAATCAACAAAGCATAATAAGCATTTATGTGAACAGAAAGGCTACCTGAAGGAAGAGATCAGTTATGGTATTATAATCCAGCGGGCAACCCCCCTCCATTTGTGACATCATGAGAGCAAAGTTGACAGCTCCCTGACCAGGAACACACAGGATATACAGTTAGGCGATTTATGCAGATCAAAGAACCACACAATCAAGTATAAAATATTTCACCCTGGCACAGTTCTTAAACAAACTATTACCTGTGGATCCGTACGTAAGATGgtctggaggaggaagaggtagtccggagtgtatccaacCTGGAATAGCAAGAGTGTTAGGTCAACAGTTAATGTCCAAACTGAACACAGGTATAACAACTGAAAACAAGATTTAACAGTACCAAAGCACTATACCTGCTTTGAGTATATAAGGATCTTGTCAAACTCCCTCCTCTCAGCAAAAGCGGCGACGACTTTCGGGGTTGCCCTAGCCTTTATGTATATTTTTAGCGCAAGATCATTGTCTACCGTCTGCAATAACATACCACTGAGTGAACATTCCGGACACAATAGTGAACAAAATTAATGGAAGCACGGCTATATCTAATGGCTCTATGCAATCACGAAACATGGCAGAACACAATTTTACCTTTACAAGATCTCCAAGCTCTTCACTGCACTCCAACTTGTCTTCCGCCAACCAATTTTCCAAAAGGTTCTTCTTGTTCTGATTGACAACAAGTCGAGATAACTCAAGGGATTCATAAGCATTGAGCTTCCCTCGAGTAAGCAATGTGCCAAAGTACTGCAACAGTGGAGGTGTTTGTCCAGCTTGAACAGGAACACTCTGCATGTGAAGCACAAAAACAGAATGAGCCAAGCAGAAGAACCTACAATTAAAGCAGATTATACAAGGGTAACATCTAAAATAAGAAGAAACTTTTTGGCCGTTGTGTTTCGCTTAACAAATAATACCTTCAAATAAGGAATAGAGATGTTAACACTATAAGCAGATTAACTGTATATGTGAAAGAAGATAATATGTCTTTGTAGGTGTACATTTCTAGTCCTAACCCAATAATACTTCCAGGAAAAGATAACTACCAAGAGTTTGGCGTTGTAAAAAAATTAGCAAAGCCCTGATTTTAATAATCCTTTTGATGAAAATTTATACGGTAAGCACACTTTATAAGTCACACAGTTCAGTATGAAGAATGGCTGGCTCGTTAAGAAGGAATACAATGGTGGCAACTGAGCAGCAGAAAGGAAATAAGCATTAAGAGCTTCATAGGCAGCATGAAAAGAAAGGGACCTGGAATTTGGCAACAGTCTCGGGAGTTCGTAGAAGACCCTGCGGGGACTCTGCAGCCAACTCTGCTGCTTCCTTGTATTTTGTCTGTGCGAACAGTTCCTGGAATCTTTGCACAACCTGCAATTCAGAAACTTCAAAACTTAGTATCTACACATCAAAATGTGGCATGAAGGATAAGATAAACATCTCAAACTCTACAGTGAGCATAGAACTCAACTACATGACTAGTTAACTGCAAGTGTAAGCACTCCAGTACCAACCAATAAGTACTCACAGagaaaacaatcagcactccattGCCACTAAGACAAAACAGTTACTGTAACAAGGTATAGGCGGAAAAAGATTAGTGCCATCTAGGGAACAGTTAGTGACGACTGCCAAAATAATTAAACGAGCAAACATGAAATTTCCAACTATGAATGAGAAGTGTGCTAAGTGATTACGTAAACAGCTTGAAAAGACTTAAGTGCTCATTCAGCAAGAATGCAAGTGCTAAATGTAGTAGACTGAAACATGTCACCTACACAATTTCCAATGGAATACGAAGAAATTAGCAACAAATAGCTCAACAATTTAGCAAGGAACTACTCACGAACAAAACTTGTACTAACTAATTATGCAAAAATACAAGCATAGGTAAAAAGAGCAGGTGCCACAAAATATAAATCATCATACACAGAAGAAAATTAGCTGCGGAGCTTACCAAGTTCTCCGCCCCAGGGAGATTGGCTCTTTTGGCAAGATTCACGGCAAGTTCAAGGTTGTTTAACTGCATGCACCAGAATGTATTAAAACTTTAAAAGGATTAACTAACATACACATGGCCAAGGGATCAAAGAAAGTAAAACAACATACTTGACCACTGACAAAAGGAACAACAGTTGCATCGTTAACTGTGGCATGCAAAACCTGCCCTCTTCTGTTAATGGCATAAAATCCACCGGTTGTTGAAGACTCTGCAGTCAAGAATATGGGGTCTGGACTGATTCTATTTCTATAAACTGCCGCAGCAGTTTCCAAGTCATATACAAACAGCAGCCCAAGCTTCGTAATTACATAGACAAGGCCATACTTTTGAGAGATCTGTAACCAAAAGAAGATAAAACGAATTATATCTATGTGGTAGCTAATATAGGGTATACATCCTGTGGGACTTAAAATAATACCTGCATGGCTACAGGAAAATCATCCTGGAAATCTGGTGGGAAGAAGAGATCGGCTTGTTTCTTGGAAAAGCCAGGTTTCCCTGCATGAAATGAACCGACAACGAAAGTAAGAACAGAGGAACGAATCTAAACAAAATAAAAGCAAAATTCTAATGGCCATGCGGTAGACAAGTTTGCTCTACtaagaatttgaatttgaatgcaaAAACAAAAATACTGAAAAGTAGAACTTCAGGGTTCTAAACACAAACCTGGCTGGGCGCCCAGTTCAATAATATGCAACTTAGAAGTAAGTGTTCCAGCATTAGATGCCTTAGAAGCAAAACAGATGAGGGTGGATGGGTTCTCGTTGCCAGGAACCTGGTTAGGAAAACCAAGCACAGTTGTTAAACACTAGACGATAAACAATTATATAAGCAGCACTAAATAACTCAACAGTACCTTGAATGTTGCAAAAGAAGCAGCATGGGCTTCAAGTGCTTGACTACGCTGCTGATCCACAGAAAAAAGTTGCATATTTCCCTTTACCAGCTGTGGCCTCTGATAGGTGAAAAGGAAAGCTCATCAATATGAGAAGCACATATGACAAAGTATATCGTTTAATAAGTGCCTACAACAACTGCTTGCTGGCTCACTGTTGTAAATTTGCTTCGAATTTTGGACAATTATAAGTTATATTCTTACACACCAAGA
This window of the Triticum aestivum cultivar Chinese Spring chromosome 5D, IWGSC CS RefSeq v2.1, whole genome shotgun sequence genome carries:
- the LOC123120507 gene encoding clathrin heavy chain 1 isoform X2 gives rise to the protein MAAANAPIAMREALTLTSLGIAPQFITFTHVTMESDRYICVRETSPQNSVVIIDMAMPSQPLRRPITADSALMNPNTRILALKAQIPGTTQDHLQIFNIEAKTKIKSHQMPEQVVFWKWITPKLLGLVTQASVYHWSIEGDSEPIKMFDRTANLANNQIINYRCDPAEKWLVLIGIAPGAPERPQLVKGNMQLFSVDQQRSQALEAHAASFATFKVPGNENPSTLICFASKASNAGTLTSKLHIIELGAQPGKPGFSKKQADLFFPPDFQDDFPVAMQISQKYGLVYVITKLGLLFVYDLETAAAVYRNRISPDPIFLTAESSTTGGFYAINRRGQVLHATVNDATVVPFVSGQLNNLELAVNLAKRANLPGAENLVVQRFQELFAQTKYKEAAELAAESPQGLLRTPETVAKFQSVPVQAGQTPPLLQYFGTLLTRGKLNAYESLELSRLVVNQNKKNLLENWLAEDKLECSEELGDLVKTVDNDLALKIYIKARATPKVVAAFAERREFDKILIYSKQVGYTPDYLFLLQTILRTDPQGAVNFALMMSQMEGGCPLDYNTITDLFLQRNMIREATAFLLDVLKPNLEEHAFLQTKVLEINLVTYPNVADAILANGMFSHYDRPRIAQLCEKAGLYLRALQHYAELPDIKRVIVNTHAIEPQALVEFFGTLSKEWALECMKDLLLVNLRGNLQIVVQAAKEYCEQLGVDACIKLFEQFKSYEGLYFFLGSYLSSSEDPDIHFKYIESAARTGQIKEVERVTRESNFYDAEKTKNFLMEAKLPDARPLINVCDRFGFVPDLTHYLYTNNMLRYIEGYVQKVNPGNAPLVVGQLLDDECPEDFIKGLILSVRSLLPVEPLVDECEKRNRLRLLTQFLEHLVSEGSQDVHVHNALGKIIIDSNNNPEHFLTTNPFYDSRVVGKYCEKRDPTLAVVAYRRGQCDEELINVTNKNSLFKLQARYVVERMDGDLWDKVLQPDNEYRRQFIDQVVSTALPESKSPEQVSAAVKAFMTADLPHELIELLEKIVLQNSAFSGNFNLQNLLILTAIKADSSRVMDYVNRLDNFDGPAVGEVAVEAQLYEEAFAIFKKFNLNVQAVDVLLDNIRSIERAEEFAFRVEEDAVWSQVAKAQLREGLVSEAIESFIRADDVTHFLDVIRAAEEANVYHDLVKYLLMVRQKAREPKVDSELIFAYAKIDRLSDIEEFILMPNVANLQNVGDRLYDEELYEAAKIIYAFISNWAKLAVTLVKLKQFQGAVDAARKANSAKTWKEVCFACVDAEEFRLAQICGLNIIIQVDDLEEVSEYYQNRGCFSELISLMESGLGLERAHMGIFTELGVLYARYRPEKLMEHIKLFSTRLNIPKLIRACDEQQHWKELTYLYIQYDEFDNAATTIMNHSPDAWDHMQFKDVCVKVANVEIYYKAVHFYLQEHPDLINDLLNVLALRLDHTRVVDIMRKAGQLHLVKPYMVAVQSNNVSAVNEALNELYVEEEDYERLRESVDMHDNFDQIGLAQKLEKHELLEMRRIAAYIYKKAGRWKQSIALSKKDNMYKDCMETCSQSGDRELSEDLLVYFIEQGKKECFASCLFICYDLIRADVALELAWTNNMLDFAFPYLLQFIREYTNKVDDLVKDRIESQKEEKAKENEEKELVAQQNMYAQLLPLALPAPPGMMGGPPPMGGMGMPPMGGMGMPPMGPGPMPAYGMPPMGSY
- the LOC123120507 gene encoding clathrin heavy chain 1 isoform X1 is translated as MAAANAPIAMREALTLTSLGIAPQFITFTHVTMESDRYICVRETSPQNSVVIIDMAMPSQPLRRPITADSALMNPNTRILALKAQIPGTTQDHLQIFNIEAKTKIKSHQMPEQVVFWKWITPKLLGLVTQASVYHWSIEGDSEPIKMFDRTANLANNQIINYRCDPAEKWLVLIGIAPGAPERPQLVKGNMQLFSVDQQRSQALEAHAASFATFKVPGNENPSTLICFASKASNAGTLTSKLHIIELGAQPGKPGFSKKQADLFFPPDFQDDFPVAMQISQKYGLVYVITKLGLLFVYDLETAAAVYRNRISPDPIFLTAESSTTGGFYAINRRGQVLHATVNDATVVPFVSGQLNNLELAVNLAKRANLPGAENLVVQRFQELFAQTKYKEAAELAAESPQGLLRTPETVAKFQSVPVQAGQTPPLLQYFGTLLTRGKLNAYESLELSRLVVNQNKKNLLENWLAEDKLECSEELGDLVKTVDNDLALKIYIKARATPKVVAAFAERREFDKILIYSKQVGYTPDYLFLLQTILRTDPQGAVNFALMMSQMEGGCPLDYNTITDLFLQRNMIREATAFLLDVLKPNLEEHAFLQTKVLEINLVTYPNVADAILANGMFSHYDRPRIAQLCEKAGLYLRALQVSIFARIQFGLILFGSLSNYSYTAMQHYAELPDIKRVIVNTHAIEPQALVEFFGTLSKEWALECMKDLLLVNLRGNLQIVVQAAKEYCEQLGVDACIKLFEQFKSYEGLYFFLGSYLSSSEDPDIHFKYIESAARTGQIKEVERVTRESNFYDAEKTKNFLMEAKLPDARPLINVCDRFGFVPDLTHYLYTNNMLRYIEGYVQKVNPGNAPLVVGQLLDDECPEDFIKGLILSVRSLLPVEPLVDECEKRNRLRLLTQFLEHLVSEGSQDVHVHNALGKIIIDSNNNPEHFLTTNPFYDSRVVGKYCEKRDPTLAVVAYRRGQCDEELINVTNKNSLFKLQARYVVERMDGDLWDKVLQPDNEYRRQFIDQVVSTALPESKSPEQVSAAVKAFMTADLPHELIELLEKIVLQNSAFSGNFNLQNLLILTAIKADSSRVMDYVNRLDNFDGPAVGEVAVEAQLYEEAFAIFKKFNLNVQAVDVLLDNIRSIERAEEFAFRVEEDAVWSQVAKAQLREGLVSEAIESFIRADDVTHFLDVIRAAEEANVYHDLVKYLLMVRQKAREPKVDSELIFAYAKIDRLSDIEEFILMPNVANLQNVGDRLYDEELYEAAKIIYAFISNWAKLAVTLVKLKQFQGAVDAARKANSAKTWKEVCFACVDAEEFRLAQICGLNIIIQVDDLEEVSEYYQNRGCFSELISLMESGLGLERAHMGIFTELGVLYARYRPEKLMEHIKLFSTRLNIPKLIRACDEQQHWKELTYLYIQYDEFDNAATTIMNHSPDAWDHMQFKDVCVKVANVEIYYKAVHFYLQEHPDLINDLLNVLALRLDHTRVVDIMRKAGQLHLVKPYMVAVQSNNVSAVNEALNELYVEEEDYERLRESVDMHDNFDQIGLAQKLEKHELLEMRRIAAYIYKKAGRWKQSIALSKKDNMYKDCMETCSQSGDRELSEDLLVYFIEQGKKECFASCLFICYDLIRADVALELAWTNNMLDFAFPYLLQFIREYTNKVDDLVKDRIESQKEEKAKENEEKELVAQQNMYAQLLPLALPAPPGMMGGPPPMGGMGMPPMGGMGMPPMGPGPMPAYGMPPMGSY